GGGTATTCCCGATGCTGGTACATACAGTAACCTTGCTCACTTCAAGAAATACATAGTGGGTAGTCCCGACGACAACGATGGCAAAGGACAAATGCAAGCCACTGGCAACAATACTTATATGCAACGCTTGGCCGATGTGTATTTGATTTATGCAGAAGCTATATTGGGCAATAATACTTCTACTGCCGACCCCGAAGCTCTCAAATATTTCAATGCTGTACGGAATAGAGCAGGACTGCCTTCGGTAACGTCTTTCAATATTGATAAACTTTTGCATGAAAGAAGATATGAGTTTGCAGTAGAAGGCGATGCTTGGTACGACATCATTCGGCTATACTATTATAACCCTACCAAGGCAAAAGCAATGATTAATGCTCAACAAAAAGGCGATTATAAGCTTGAGATCAAACCCGGAACTTATGCCTTTAATCGTATCCGTGAATTTACTATTACAATTGTAAATCCACGTACTTATACAGTTAGCGATGCTACGATGTTTTTGCCATACCCTGATACCGAAATGGCAATGGCTCCAAACCTCCGAAAACCACCTGTACCATACAAGTTTTAGGACGGCTAGTTTATTGGCCAAGAGGCGTATTGAATGCCAAGTTACTCTTGGTGTTATTTTAAAAGAGAAGGTATAAGCTCCTTTAGAAAAATCTTAGAAAAATGAAAAAAATAATGAATCATATATTATGTAAGCTGGGCTTGATGGTTGTCTCCATTGTTGCTATCATGTCTTCTTGTAAAGAATCCGATTTAGATGGCGTTTCGTCTTCGGGGCAGCCTGTTATCAATAGAGTATATGTACTAGATACCGTAGCTCGCCACAAAGACAGTACAATTGTTGGAGCAGAGCCTAATACCTTGCTAGTAATTAATGGACAAAACTTAGGAGGTGTAATTAGAGCCTATTTTAATGAGTACGAAACCTCATTCAATACCAACTATAATACCAATACCGACTTGATTATCAGACTGCCTGCCGATGCCCCAACCGACTCGACGGCTACCAATAAAATCCGTTTGGTGACTGCCCGTGGGGAGGCTATTTTTGCCTTTAAGGTTATTGCCAAACCCAATGTTGCATCTTATGATATTGTTAATTTTGGAAAAGGTAGAGGTAATATTACTTTCAAAGGGAAGAACTTTGCCGATGTTACCAAGGTGGTTGCTTATGCAGTGCCTGCAAGCCCAACTACACCAGTCAAAGACAGCCTTATATGTACGATTGTATCAAAAGCTACCGACAAATTGGTGGTGAATGTGCCAACTACCACTTTGAGCCGTATTACGTTTCATATTACCAATTCGAGTGGTACAACCCGATACGCCGATGAGTTTGTGAATGCCGATGTAGCGTTACCTGTTTTTACAGAAGACTTTGGCCCTATTTCTAGTGCCGATGGACAAGGCGTTTGGACGGGCGATTCATGGGGAAATCCTGTGACGGTTAATTCAGACCAAGCCTTTGCAGGCAAAAAATCTGTTTCGGTAGCATTTAATGTGGGTGGGTGGTCGTGGTTTGGCTTTACTAGCTGGTGGCCACGTTTTTATTATACTTCCGAATATAAGTATTTTACTTTTGCAATTAAAGGTGGTGCTTACGACTTACCATTGTGGATTACCTCTGATGCCTCTAAGGCGGGTTTTGCAGAATTTACTGACAAAAACCAAATTTTGGTAAGAGCCAAAGTATGGAATTATTATAAAATTGCTATTGCCGACCTCGATTTTATGTATTCGGGAAGTATTGTGCCACGTTTGGGCTTCCGACCAAAAGGACCAGACAAAGCTGATTTGATTTACCTTGATGATATTATGTTTGTCAAATAAATAAAAGTACTGTAAAGAGAGTTGTTTTTGGATTAAATAATTCATTATTAGGTATTTGATTCATGGCTTTGTTTTATAATATCACTGATAAATACAGCTCAAAAGTACAAACAAAATAATAGCAGATAGCCTCATAAACCTGAATGGTAGATGAGGCTATTTTTTTGTAAGAAAACTCATTTTTAAGGCTAACATTGGTCATTATTTAGTTGGAGTTCCTACGCTAATTTTGAGCTATCTATTTAGAGCTGTATAAAGAATTGTAAGAATCTTAGGTTGAGTTTTTTGATACTGGAGGGAGTGCTCATTGAACGCTTTGCCAGATATATTTCATGAACAAACAGCCTTTTTTCTAAATACCAAAACCTGCAATAGCACGTAAACTTTCGTACAGTACTAGCTATCCATAAAGCTCATAAAAGAGGATAGAGCTACTAAAATACATTTGTTATGACACGTTCAAATACATTTAATTGGGGAGGAGGCATTGTGCTAACTTTTATCCTATTTGCTGGATTTATTGGTACTATGGTATATCGGATGGTATCGCAGAGGGTTGATTTAGTGGCCGATAATTATTATCAGCAAGAGGTAGTTTATCAACAACAGATAGAAAGAATAAAGAATACCTCACGTTTAAATCAAAAAAATATAATGACCTATTCAGAAACAAATAACACTGTGAGAATTGCCCTTCCTACTTATATCCAAAAAGGAGAGGTAACATTTTTTCGTCCTTCCGACAAAAATCTTGATTTTTCGGTACCTGTTACAAGCCAAAGTAACTCATTACTGACTATTCCGACCAATAACTTGAAAAAGGGCTTGTGGAAAGTACAGGCTACCTGGACAGACGGCCGAGAAGAGTATTATTTGGAAGACGAAATTATGGTGAAGTAATTGACCACTAACACAAACATCATGGAAGTAACCCTACTTTTTGTAGCATTTGCGACAGGGCTGGTTGGTAGTCTACATTGTATTGGTATGTGTGGCCCCATCGCTTTGGCTTTGCCTGTGGGTGGTTTTTCGGCAAGAAAGGCATTTGTAGCAAGGCTTACCTATAATATAGGTCGTATTTTGGCGTATGCAAGCTTAGGGTATATTTTTGGCTATTTTGGGCTAGGTTTACAATGGGCGGGTTTACAACAATGGCTTTCTATTTCGATTGGGGTGATAATGTTTGCCTTGTTGTTTTTTCATCATCTTATATCATTATCAAGGTTTCAGAAAATACTAGCCAGTACCAAGCAGCAAGTAGGACGTGTTATTCAACAAAAATCGTTTTTGGGGTTTTTTGTTTTGGGTGTTTTTAATGGCTATTTACCTTGCGGAATATTGTATATTGCCTTGGCTGGAGCTACGGCTACATCTACGCCTTTGTATGGTGCATTGTATATGATAGCTTATGGGCTGGGTACTTCGCCAGCACTTTTGGCTCTTGGCGTTTTGCCTCAAATCTTCAAAAGTACTTTTCGGATACGATTTCAGAAGGTCGTACCTGTATATTCTTTTTTACTAGCTTTATTTTTTGTGATAAGAGGGCTCAACCTCGGGATTCCTTATGTAAGCCCCAAATTTGATACAGCACCACAATCTAACCAGATACCTATTTGCCACGGAACAGGCACCGCCACAAGGTAGTGTTACCGTATAATCTTTCCTTTTTTTTCAATATTGTTTTCCGTTCAAACGTTTATACATTTGTCAGAGAGAGTATTTTATACCGACTTTGAATTAAAGATTGTCTTACACAAAATGTATAAAATTTTGAAAATAACAGCCCTTTTTTTGGCCCTTTTGGGCGGTGGATTCTGGTATATGAAAGAATATCCCAAAATAGCTCTACAACACGCCACAATAGAAATTGATACTACTAAGCTCAAAAATCGTTTGAAGCTAACGCCCGCTTTTCCTTATAAAGTACTTCAAGAAAAGAATAGTATTCAGTGGGAATCGTTGCCCAAATTTAGTCTGCCCGAAAAATTTACATTGGTATTTCAAGGAGCTAGAATGGCCAACGAAACAGTGCCAGAGGCTTTGTTGCATGGATTTACGCATTTAGATGCTTCTCGAATGCGTGATAATGATTTTAGCACTTTGCCTATTAAAAAGCGAGCATGGTTGATGGGGGCTAATTATTTTAACCAGTTTGGCTCACGATTTGCCGACCACGGTGCGGGCGGAGCAGACCCTTTTTGGGATACTGACGAAAAATTTAAGTTTTATCTAAGCAATTTAGGAGGGTTGTGCGAAAGTCATTTTCATGATTGTCCACCACAGGGATATTTAGCTACTGTAGATATATTTTGCTGGGATGTCGAAAATGTATGGTACACCCCCTCAAGGCAAGTTTTAGCTCCTAATTCGCCAGGTTTTGCGATTCCTGATGCACAGTTTGAGCAAGCCTACAAAACCGCAATGGCCAAGAAATACCGAATGATGTTGCAGGATGCTAGAAATAGCTTTATAAAAACTACCAGACTCGGAAGTTATAATCCTGGTTGCCCAACCGAAATCGGTAATTTGAACCCCGAAAATTATACCAATATTCATAATGTAACGTGGCTTTGGCGAGAGCCCGCTGGAGCAGACGGCAAAAATTTTACAGATTATATGGATTTCCAAACACCAGGGGGGTATTTTACACCAGATAATGTAAAATACAATGATGGAATGTATATGATTGTAGCCGACCAAGAAGTAAATGCCAAATGGTCAAAAATTCCACGTATTCCTTTGCAGTGGGTTTTTACTACCCCTCCCAACTCGTTTGAAGTACCATTGGCTTGGGCAGAAGCAATGCCTATTTTTACCTTTTTGTCGGGAGCTAAAGGAGCTTGGTTTTGGGACGATATGGACAAAATGGTGTCCAATCAACCAACAGAGTATAATCTATTTCGTAATTTTTCGGGCTATCATGCTTATATATCGGGTTTGTATCGTTTGAGTAAACACAATGCTCTGCTTTCGCAGAATTTCGAGCCTATTATTCCAGAAGTATCTTTTGATGGAGGAAAAACCTTTCAAATCCTCAATGCAGCCGAACTTAGTAAAAAATCACTGCCTATTGTAAGGGCTGTTGTAACTAACAACAAAATTTTATTAGCAGCATTTAACCCTGCTGCCAAATCAGCACAAGACAAAGTGTCGCTGGTAGTACGAAGAGGTAAATGGATGGACGTAATTACGTTAAGAGGACAACAAGTATTATTAGGTGAAGCGACATTGTAAGTATTTGGATTTGCAAGATTTGAGGATTTAAAAATTCTGATGATAATATTTATAGGTAGCAAATAGACTATTAATTCATTTGCTACCTATAAGTAATAAGGGTGCTATTAAATTTTACGAAGCAAAAGCTTTTTCTATCCTAGCTATACCGTCGAGTAGAGTAGCACGTGGACAGCCAAAGTTTACACGGAAAAAGCCTTCTCCTTTGAATATTTTTCCATCTACCACACGCAAGCCATTTTCAAGAAGAACTTCGTTGATATTACTAATTCCTGTACCTCGTGCATCTATCCAAGCCAAATAAGTAGCTTCTAACTTATTCATTTTTAGGCCATCAATCGCATTAATTGCCTTGTGTAAAATATCATGGTTTTCTTTAAGATACGCTACCAATGCTTGTCGCCAAGGCTCACAATCTTTGTAAGCCGCATAAGCTGCCTGAATCCCAAAGCGATTGAGTTCTGGAAATACGCCTGATTTAGCCCAAACAAACTTTTCTCTCAAATCTGGATTAGCAATAATGGCTACCGAACAGCCCAAACCCGCAATATTAAAGGTTTTGCTAGGAGCCATAAGGGTAATAGTATTGTTTTCGGCTGCGGTATTTAAGCTTGCCGTTGGAATATGACGTAGATTTTCTTCCAGAATTAAATCACAGTGTATTTCGTCTGAACAAATAACAATATCATGTTTTTGGCAAATAGCCACCAATTGCTCCAATTCTTCGCGGGTAAATACTGTTCCTCCGGGGTTATAAGGATTACATAGCATAAATACCTTCGTTTTGGGTGTAATAGCTTTTTCTAATGCCTCAAAATCAAAAGTCCAGCGGTCGTTTACCAGTATCATATCGGTAGTAATAAGCTTTTTGCCAGCCCAAGCAGGACTCTGATGGAAAGGCCCATATACAGGAATACTAGTAAGTACTTCGTCGCCCATGTCGCCAACAGCCTTATAGCTTGTTGTAATACCAGGTACCAATCCTGGAATCCAGACTTGCCATTCGTTTTGTATTTCCCAGCCATACAAATCCTTCATTCGTTGCGTAAAAAGGTTTTTGAGGGTATCGGGTACAAACGAATAACCCATAACGCCATGTTGTGCTACTTCTATGAGCGAATCCAAAATGGGTTGAGGGCATTTAAAGTCCATATCTGCCACAGGCATAGGCAATACGTTTTCGGGGTCACGATTAAAATCCCACTTAAATGAATCAGTATTTCTTCTATTGATGAT
The DNA window shown above is from Flectobacillus major DSM 103 and carries:
- a CDS encoding FixH family protein, giving the protein MTRSNTFNWGGGIVLTFILFAGFIGTMVYRMVSQRVDLVADNYYQQEVVYQQQIERIKNTSRLNQKNIMTYSETNNTVRIALPTYIQKGEVTFFRPSDKNLDFSVPVTSQSNSLLTIPTNNLKKGLWKVQATWTDGREEYYLEDEIMVK
- a CDS encoding sulfite exporter TauE/SafE family protein; translation: MEVTLLFVAFATGLVGSLHCIGMCGPIALALPVGGFSARKAFVARLTYNIGRILAYASLGYIFGYFGLGLQWAGLQQWLSISIGVIMFALLFFHHLISLSRFQKILASTKQQVGRVIQQKSFLGFFVLGVFNGYLPCGILYIALAGATATSTPLYGALYMIAYGLGTSPALLALGVLPQIFKSTFRIRFQKVVPVYSFLLALFFVIRGLNLGIPYVSPKFDTAPQSNQIPICHGTGTATR
- a CDS encoding MalY/PatB family protein — its product is MFNFDEIINRRNTDSFKWDFNRDPENVLPMPVADMDFKCPQPILDSLIEVAQHGVMGYSFVPDTLKNLFTQRMKDLYGWEIQNEWQVWIPGLVPGITTSYKAVGDMGDEVLTSIPVYGPFHQSPAWAGKKLITTDMILVNDRWTFDFEALEKAITPKTKVFMLCNPYNPGGTVFTREELEQLVAICQKHDIVICSDEIHCDLILEENLRHIPTASLNTAAENNTITLMAPSKTFNIAGLGCSVAIIANPDLREKFVWAKSGVFPELNRFGIQAAYAAYKDCEPWRQALVAYLKENHDILHKAINAIDGLKMNKLEATYLAWIDARGTGISNINEVLLENGLRVVDGKIFKGEGFFRVNFGCPRATLLDGIARIEKAFAS